The Montipora capricornis isolate CH-2021 chromosome 1, ASM3666992v2, whole genome shotgun sequence genome contains a region encoding:
- the LOC138050908 gene encoding insulin-induced gene 2 protein-like — MGRRMQCLLCGRRFSSSGQFFLKLFRQMPMAPSVVNVFVRGIVLFILGAFIALVLFMFSVLPEVRRKRIHAVDFGIVVNLFSTVWWIAPSSGTVAALVGIIYPCTDVRLGKPHKLQREWSSVAKCVVLFLGISHACAKISFNSPKHFSLFMAVASLILWWLFDRSKNGLGLAVLVTACTCAALQFLIYLGLYRTDEPDFLYARAWIPWYFFSGVVTFGTIGRQLAMTEYNVGRIKEHID; from the exons ATGGGACGAAGGATGCAGTGCTTGCTTTGTGGAAGACGCTTTTCCTCGAGCGGACAATTTTTCTTGAAGTTATTTCGCCAAATGCCTATGGCTCCATCAGTTGTGAACGTTTTCGTTCGCGGAATTGTGCTGTTTATTCTTGGAGCTTTCATCGCTCTGGTTCTTTTCATGTTTTCTGTCTTACCAGAAGTTCGTAGAAAGAGAATACATGCTGTAGACTTTGGAATCGTTGTAAATCTCTTTAGTACTGTCTGGTGGATCGCTCCATCGTCGGGAACAGTGGCTGCCCTAGTTGGAATTATATACCCCTGCACCGATGTTCGACTTGGAAAACCTCATAAATTACAGAGAGAGTGGTCCAGTGTCGCGAAATGCGTTGTTTTGTTCCTAGGAATAAGCCACGCTTGTGCC AAAATCTCTTTCAACAGTCCAAAGCACTTTTCTCTTTTCATGGCGGTAGCCTCATTAATTCTGTGGTGGCTGTTTGACCGGTCTAAAAATGGCCTAGGACTTGCTGTTCTGGTGACTGCGTGCACTTGTGCTGCACTGCAATTTTTAATTTACCTTGGGCTTTACAG AACTGACGAGCCAGATTTCCTGTATGCAAGAGCTTGGATCCCATGGTACTTTTTCTCAGGAGTTGTAACATTTGGAACCATAGGAAGACAACTTGCCATG actgaATACAACGTTGGAAGAATTAAAGAACATATTGATTAA